The following are encoded in a window of Crocosphaera sp. UHCC 0190 genomic DNA:
- a CDS encoding flotillin family protein, translating into MNPKLELEIIKALPKTFSFDEELNLENKQNNLLKTDSNTVVLGQNIPVNSAYLSQLGGATNSLPFVGILGSIGILLFLLLLSVWIYTRFYVIAPNNEALVRTGGIFQKSKRVILNGGCIVIPGFHEITRVPLREISIDVVRSGNLAVRTQDYLRANMRVTFYVCIAQEEKDILSAAARLSKQGKISESDIKDAIEKRADDAIRAAAKKKRIAEIDSDKLGFAEAVLNLIQQDLKKVGLTLNNIAISEIEESDTYDENNFFDAQGVRLRTETIQRAIQQKREVELETKVAIEQRELDAEKQTLEIAKQKEDANLTQQKDIEFFKAQQQREIQETKDKEAAKIERNKILQEQAIEEERIQKQLVIQQKNIAANIELEEQNKQLKVAQILQKQEAEVAEITRQKMIQSSQLEAQAEIAAAEQKSKITQQQAAIAIAQKERERFESEAEKAQAEAAVVTAQEVEKAQREQKLVVILAEQEAQKIQISEQNVVELDVFRRRRQAEIARQAAELEAASIRTLADADKYKMLAEAQSKQALIEAENAFSNANRTADLIKTIWPELASQLPQIVKSLAPQPGVLGDARIYAFPGLNGNNGKGSSSTGDINKLLLSTSGLSLINTLLDEGKLGSLLNQVKTMLSSEEKTEVKSTVAATPSNNNPDLSTDTLQTENIEESLPINKIPRSGSGG; encoded by the coding sequence ATGAACCCAAAACTAGAACTAGAAATTATTAAGGCTTTACCTAAAACTTTCTCTTTTGATGAAGAATTAAACCTAGAGAATAAGCAAAATAATTTGTTAAAAACCGACTCTAATACTGTGGTTTTAGGACAAAATATTCCTGTAAATTCCGCTTATTTGAGTCAATTGGGAGGGGCGACTAATAGTTTACCCTTTGTGGGAATTTTAGGCAGTATTGGCATCTTATTATTCCTATTATTATTAAGTGTTTGGATTTATACTAGGTTTTATGTCATTGCCCCTAATAATGAAGCATTAGTGAGGACAGGGGGCATTTTTCAAAAGAGTAAACGAGTTATTTTGAATGGGGGATGTATTGTCATTCCTGGGTTTCATGAAATTACCCGCGTACCTTTAAGAGAAATTTCAATTGATGTCGTCAGATCGGGAAATTTAGCCGTTAGAACCCAAGATTATTTACGAGCAAATATGCGGGTCACATTTTATGTTTGTATTGCCCAAGAAGAGAAAGATATCTTATCAGCAGCAGCCAGATTATCTAAACAAGGAAAAATATCAGAAAGTGATATCAAAGATGCCATTGAAAAAAGGGCTGATGATGCTATTAGAGCAGCAGCAAAGAAAAAGCGTATTGCCGAAATTGATTCTGATAAATTAGGATTTGCTGAAGCCGTTTTAAACTTAATTCAACAGGATCTTAAAAAGGTAGGGTTAACTCTTAATAATATTGCGATCTCAGAAATTGAAGAAAGCGATACTTATGATGAAAATAACTTTTTTGATGCTCAAGGGGTACGTCTGAGAACAGAAACTATTCAACGAGCTATCCAACAAAAACGAGAAGTTGAACTCGAAACAAAAGTTGCAATTGAACAACGAGAATTAGACGCAGAAAAACAAACCCTAGAAATTGCCAAACAAAAAGAAGATGCGAATTTAACTCAACAAAAAGATATTGAATTTTTCAAGGCGCAACAACAACGGGAAATTCAAGAAACTAAAGATAAAGAAGCGGCTAAAATTGAGAGAAATAAAATCCTACAAGAACAAGCAATTGAAGAAGAACGTATTCAAAAACAGTTAGTTATTCAACAAAAAAATATTGCTGCTAATATTGAATTAGAGGAACAGAACAAACAACTAAAAGTTGCCCAAATCCTGCAAAAACAAGAGGCTGAAGTAGCAGAAATTACCCGTCAAAAAATGATTCAATCTTCTCAATTAGAAGCCCAAGCAGAAATAGCCGCCGCTGAACAAAAATCTAAAATTACTCAACAACAAGCGGCGATTGCTATTGCCCAAAAAGAACGGGAACGCTTTGAATCTGAGGCCGAAAAAGCTCAAGCAGAAGCAGCAGTTGTTACTGCCCAAGAAGTGGAAAAAGCCCAACGGGAACAAAAGTTAGTGGTGATTTTAGCAGAACAAGAAGCCCAAAAAATTCAGATTTCTGAGCAAAATGTGGTGGAGCTTGATGTTTTTCGTCGCCGTCGTCAAGCGGAAATTGCTCGTCAAGCGGCTGAATTAGAAGCTGCTTCGATCCGAACCCTGGCGGATGCAGATAAATACAAAATGTTAGCTGAAGCCCAGTCTAAACAAGCTCTGATTGAAGCAGAAAATGCTTTCAGCAATGCAAATCGGACTGCTGATCTGATAAAAACCATTTGGCCAGAATTAGCCAGCCAATTGCCTCAAATTGTCAAATCTTTAGCCCCTCAACCTGGGGTCTTAGGAGATGCGCGAATTTATGCTTTTCCTGGGTTGAATGGTAACAATGGCAAGGGTTCATCCAGTACGGGAGATATTAACAAATTATTGTTATCAACTAGCGGCTTATCTTTGATTAATACCTTGTTAGATGAAGGAAAATTAGGCAGCTTATTAAATCAAGTGAAAACGATGTTAAGTTCTGAGGAAAAAACCGAAGTTAAATCAACAGTAGCAGCAACACCTTCTAATAATAATCCTGACCTATCAACGGATACTTTGCAAACAGAAAATATCGAGGAATCTTTGCCTATCAATAAAATCCCCCGTTCAGGGAGCGGGGGATAA
- a CDS encoding photosystem II protein, Psb35-related: MLTLVISLFVVGWLAAAVIGTQAYFRGEQTKPIHERNWRSESFETLAKSVTGKGIDSDRTPAFQIDAYGSQNLPSS; encoded by the coding sequence ATGTTAACCTTAGTTATTTCCTTATTCGTTGTCGGCTGGCTCGCGGCGGCTGTGATCGGAACCCAGGCTTATTTTCGCGGAGAACAAACCAAACCCATTCACGAAAGAAACTGGCGTTCTGAGTCTTTTGAAACCTTAGCCAAGTCAGTGACAGGGAAAGGTATCGATAGCGATCGCACACCTGCCTTCCAAATTGACGCTTATGGCAGCCAAAACTTACCCAGCAGCTAA
- a CDS encoding cation:proton antiporter, giving the protein MENFVSLLRHNPLVSFTILLLVILTLPPIFERLRLPGLVGLLFAGVVLGQDGLNLLDHDSESIKLLADIGKIYLMFVAGLEIDMVEFRKNKDRSLGFGLLTFAVPMIAGAMVGKYFGFSWNTAILIGSLLASHTLLGYPIVQRLGVVRNEAVMVTIGATIFTDISALLVLAICVSIHGGDFSASSLVIQLVSLGIYSLIVLFGFDWLGKEYFRRTGDEESNQFLFVLLALFMAAVGAQAINVDKIVGAFLAGLAVNDVVGEGPVKEKVEFVGGTLFIPFFFVGMGLLLDIPAFINTIQFQFPLVLGIVGGLIASKFIAAFMAQVIYRYSWQEGLTMGSLSLPQVAATLAAALVAYEAKNALGERLINDAVFNSIIVLMLVTSILGPVLTAQFARNLPLPKVQKEGESEIPAVTLEEWLPQLQSETSTSPFTVVIPIYNPYTQRDLIAMGALLAKRESGIIIPVSIAIAHVHMDDSQLNSNLKKSHTLLDRALSISQEFEVKTKPVIRIDDDVARGISRTAREKDANLIIMGWSENTGLRARLFGNVIDSVFWSSHCPVAVMRLLDHPVNLHRILVPIKNLTPSTLETLRFAQLFVDANQGTITLLHICDRQTSPQQITDFKEELSQIIAESPFSVKTKIKIVTHEDAPKVIIRAAQNFDLVVLRSFRRRTAGGLAVSDVTTEVLKKLTCSLVLFGEPHS; this is encoded by the coding sequence ATGGAAAATTTTGTCTCCCTTTTGCGTCACAACCCCCTTGTCTCTTTCACCATTCTTTTATTGGTGATTTTAACCTTACCGCCTATTTTTGAGCGGTTACGACTACCTGGGTTAGTTGGGTTATTATTTGCGGGGGTTGTCCTAGGTCAAGATGGCTTAAACCTATTAGATCATGACTCAGAAAGTATCAAACTCCTAGCAGACATTGGCAAAATTTATCTAATGTTTGTGGCAGGATTAGAGATTGATATGGTGGAGTTTCGCAAAAACAAAGATCGTTCTTTGGGTTTTGGGTTGCTGACTTTTGCGGTTCCCATGATTGCTGGGGCGATGGTAGGAAAATATTTTGGGTTTAGCTGGAATACTGCCATTCTGATTGGTTCTCTTTTGGCCTCTCATACCCTCTTAGGTTATCCCATTGTGCAACGTTTAGGGGTAGTGAGAAATGAAGCTGTCATGGTAACAATTGGTGCGACAATTTTTACAGATATTTCTGCTTTGTTGGTGTTAGCGATTTGTGTTTCTATTCATGGGGGAGATTTTTCGGCAAGTAGCTTAGTCATTCAATTAGTTTCTTTAGGCATTTATTCATTAATTGTCTTGTTTGGCTTTGATTGGTTAGGAAAAGAATATTTTCGTCGTACTGGGGATGAAGAAAGCAATCAATTTTTATTTGTTTTATTGGCTTTATTTATGGCTGCAGTGGGGGCTCAGGCGATTAATGTTGATAAAATTGTTGGTGCATTTTTGGCAGGATTAGCGGTTAATGATGTGGTGGGAGAAGGGCCGGTTAAAGAAAAGGTCGAATTTGTGGGAGGAACTCTTTTTATTCCTTTCTTTTTTGTCGGCATGGGCTTATTGTTAGATATTCCTGCCTTTATTAACACTATTCAATTTCAATTTCCTCTCGTACTTGGTATTGTTGGGGGATTAATTGCTTCAAAATTTATTGCTGCTTTTATGGCTCAGGTAATCTATCGTTATAGTTGGCAAGAAGGACTAACCATGGGGTCTTTATCTTTGCCTCAAGTCGCCGCAACTCTAGCAGCAGCTTTAGTAGCTTATGAAGCAAAAAATGCTTTAGGAGAAAGGTTAATTAATGATGCAGTTTTTAATAGTATCATTGTTTTAATGTTAGTGACTTCTATTTTAGGCCCGGTTTTAACCGCACAATTTGCCAGAAATTTACCCCTGCCTAAAGTCCAAAAAGAAGGGGAATCTGAAATTCCGGCGGTGACTTTAGAGGAGTGGTTGCCCCAGCTACAATCGGAAACTTCTACCTCACCTTTTACTGTTGTCATTCCGATTTATAATCCTTATACCCAAAGGGATTTAATTGCTATGGGTGCTTTATTAGCGAAGCGAGAATCTGGTATTATTATTCCGGTTTCTATTGCGATCGCCCATGTCCACATGGATGATTCTCAATTAAATAGTAACTTAAAAAAGAGTCACACTTTACTGGATAGGGCCTTAAGTATTAGCCAGGAATTTGAAGTCAAAACCAAACCTGTTATCCGTATTGATGATGATGTAGCGAGGGGAATTAGTCGCACGGCTAGGGAAAAAGATGCTAATTTAATCATCATGGGATGGAGTGAAAATACAGGGTTACGGGCCCGACTTTTTGGGAATGTGATTGATAGTGTTTTTTGGTCTTCTCATTGTCCCGTAGCGGTGATGCGTTTATTAGATCATCCTGTCAATTTACATCGTATTTTAGTCCCGATTAAAAATTTGACCCCTTCTACCCTGGAAACATTGAGGTTTGCTCAATTATTTGTTGATGCAAATCAAGGAACAATTACTTTATTACATATTTGCGATCGTCAAACCTCTCCTCAACAAATTACGGACTTTAAAGAAGAGTTGTCACAAATTATTGCCGAAAGTCCCTTTTCAGTGAAGACGAAAATTAAAATTGTTACCCATGAAGATGCCCCAAAGGTAATCATTAGGGCAGCCCAAAATTTTGATTTAGTGGTTTTAAGATCATTCCGTCGTCGCACTGCGGGGGGTTTAGCCGTTAGTGATGTGACAACAGAAGTCTTGAAAAAGTTAACTTGTTCTTTAGTCTTATTTGGGGAACCCCATTCTTAA
- the trxA gene encoding thioredoxin, whose protein sequence is MSKANFVQGEEFENLLIESLPLVVDYTATWCGPCRVISPLIDQLAGEYEGRANVVKIDIDQNKDNAKKYGIRSIPCVLIFKDGEVVENLVGKSPYNTFSEALEKHL, encoded by the coding sequence GTGTCAAAAGCGAATTTTGTCCAAGGGGAAGAGTTTGAAAACCTATTAATTGAATCTCTCCCATTGGTTGTTGATTATACGGCCACTTGGTGTGGCCCTTGCCGCGTTATTAGTCCTTTGATTGATCAATTAGCAGGAGAATATGAAGGGCGGGCCAATGTGGTTAAAATTGACATCGATCAAAATAAAGATAATGCCAAAAAATATGGCATTCGGAGTATTCCCTGTGTGCTGATTTTCAAAGATGGAGAAGTTGTGGAAAATCTCGTTGGTAAATCTCCTTATAATACCTTTAGCGAAGCCCTAGAAAAGCATCTTTAA
- a CDS encoding DUF3038 domain-containing protein: MTSTVNLPSSVPNWENLPLTNTPTPQQLALIQTHIDLMLLALESLIPIDQDMVLQAALDLEISSTLMAAVTLWSNRADNGEEILLTTLSVEQTRSLILIICYIAGQHQELIRRAVTLLEQMTAQNKDPGKVTLLGNYLQKFNEYYQIAMGATRLIELPQPKKLASKLLVDLLFYSVDNGHRRLWLALLDYTH; this comes from the coding sequence ATGACATCAACTGTTAATCTCCCTTCCTCTGTGCCGAATTGGGAAAATTTACCCCTCACCAATACCCCCACCCCCCAACAACTGGCCTTAATTCAAACCCACATTGATTTGATGCTATTGGCCCTAGAATCATTAATTCCCATTGATCAAGATATGGTGCTACAAGCAGCCTTAGATTTAGAAATTAGCAGTACCCTCATGGCAGCAGTCACTTTGTGGTCAAACCGAGCAGATAATGGGGAGGAAATTCTGCTCACAACTCTCTCCGTAGAACAAACGCGATCGCTGATTTTGATTATTTGTTATATTGCAGGCCAACATCAAGAATTAATCCGCCGTGCAGTCACCTTATTGGAACAAATGACGGCGCAAAATAAAGATCCAGGCAAAGTTACCTTGTTGGGTAATTATTTGCAAAAATTTAACGAATATTATCAAATTGCTATGGGAGCAACTCGGCTGATAGAGCTTCCCCAACCCAAGAAACTGGCCTCAAAACTGCTGGTAGATTTATTATTTTACAGTGTAGACAATGGCCATCGTCGTTTATGGTTAGCTTTATTAGATTACACTCATTAG
- a CDS encoding Na+/H+ antiporter, translating to MSLEASVADITIKENLEQFLVVLCVSLSVATISRVFAWFRQIPYTLLLVIVGLGLAFIDVRLVNLSPELILEIFLPPLLFEAAWNVRWRELKANWIPIVLFAIIGVIVSVIGISLALSNLTNLALPIALLVGASLSATDPVSVVALFRELGASKKLTILMEGESLFNDGVAVVAFLLLVGIPLGTEVFSLPETIASFFTFVGIGIGLGCLVGFGISYLTQRFDLPLVEQSLTLVSAYGAYLMTEELGGSGVIAVVTVGIILGNFGSRIGMNPRTRLLVSEFWEFLAFFVNSIVFLLIGDQIHFESLRSNLGIIAIAIVAVLITRFISIYGLASLSNKFTDVDISLPEQTVLWWGGLRGSVSIALALSVPVSLVGREEIIDTVFGVVLFTLLIQGLSTQWVLKKLDLIGDQPLRQEYTELLARRTAIQRVLDYLKELDISPDIDQELYRYKRELVQGEFKSIEENIYKFQQEYPQLKTLAGEQLQETLLDIEADTYAELIRNGKLSNNLSPLLLEILAEAGD from the coding sequence ATGAGTTTAGAAGCTAGTGTTGCTGATATTACAATCAAGGAAAATTTGGAACAATTTTTAGTGGTTTTATGTGTTTCCTTAAGTGTGGCCACAATTTCCCGTGTTTTTGCTTGGTTTCGTCAAATTCCCTACACCCTGCTTTTGGTAATTGTCGGCTTAGGATTGGCGTTTATTGATGTTCGCTTGGTCAATCTTTCTCCTGAATTAATTTTAGAGATTTTTTTACCGCCTTTACTATTTGAAGCTGCTTGGAATGTTCGCTGGCGAGAATTAAAAGCTAATTGGATTCCTATCGTTTTATTTGCGATCATTGGGGTCATTGTTTCTGTCATTGGTATTTCTTTAGCACTCAGTAATTTAACGAATTTAGCCTTGCCAATTGCTTTATTAGTAGGAGCAAGTTTATCGGCAACTGATCCGGTTTCGGTGGTGGCTTTATTTCGAGAATTAGGAGCTAGTAAAAAGTTAACCATTCTCATGGAAGGAGAAAGTTTATTTAATGATGGGGTGGCGGTTGTTGCTTTCTTACTTTTGGTGGGTATTCCTTTAGGAACTGAGGTTTTTTCTTTACCTGAAACGATTGCAAGTTTCTTTACTTTTGTAGGTATTGGCATTGGTTTAGGCTGTTTGGTTGGCTTTGGAATTTCCTATCTTACCCAACGCTTTGATCTACCTTTAGTTGAACAATCTTTAACGTTAGTATCTGCCTATGGAGCCTACTTAATGACTGAAGAATTAGGGGGTTCTGGGGTCATTGCTGTGGTAACAGTTGGTATTATTTTAGGCAATTTTGGCTCTAGAATTGGCATGAATCCGAGAACCCGTTTATTGGTGTCTGAGTTTTGGGAATTTTTGGCGTTTTTTGTTAACTCAATTGTCTTTTTATTAATTGGTGATCAGATACATTTTGAGAGTTTAAGAAGCAATTTAGGCATTATTGCCATTGCTATTGTTGCTGTTTTAATCACTCGTTTTATTTCAATTTACGGACTAGCAAGTTTAAGCAATAAATTTACTGATGTAGATATTAGTTTGCCTGAGCAAACTGTGTTATGGTGGGGCGGTTTAAGGGGTTCTGTTTCTATTGCTTTAGCCTTAAGTGTTCCAGTTTCATTAGTTGGACGAGAGGAAATTATTGATACTGTGTTTGGCGTTGTTTTATTTACTCTCTTAATTCAAGGGTTAAGCACTCAATGGGTTCTCAAAAAATTAGATTTAATTGGAGATCAACCTTTGCGTCAAGAATATACTGAATTATTGGCGCGAAGAACTGCCATTCAAAGAGTGTTAGACTATCTTAAAGAGCTAGATATTTCTCCCGATATTGATCAGGAATTATATCGTTATAAGCGAGAATTAGTTCAAGGAGAGTTTAAAAGTATTGAGGAAAATATTTATAAGTTTCAACAGGAATATCCTCAATTAAAAACCTTAGCAGGGGAACAATTACAAGAAACATTACTCGACATTGAAGCTGATACCTATGCAGAATTAATTCGCAATGGGAAATTGAGTAATAATCTTTCTCCTTTGTTATTAGAGATTTTAGCAGAAGCGGGAGATTAA
- a CDS encoding DUF433 domain-containing protein: MNYQDIITIEPGKRSVKPCIRGMRITVYDILEYLAGGMTEAEILEDFSELTSEDIKACLAFAADREKKLSYLNIYNLIPKT, translated from the coding sequence GTGAACTACCAAGACATCATCACAATTGAACCCGGAAAACGCAGTGTTAAACCATGTATTCGAGGAATGCGAATCACTGTGTACGACATATTGGAATATCTCGCAGGTGGAATGACCGAAGCAGAAATTCTAGAAGATTTTTCTGAACTTACCTCAGAAGATATCAAAGCTTGTCTTGCTTTTGCAGCAGACCGTGAGAAAAAGTTATCATATCTGAATATTTATAACTTAATCCCCAAAACTTGA
- the smc gene encoding chromosome segregation protein SMC produces the protein MVHIKRIELSHFKSFGGTTAIPFLPGFTVVSGPNGSGKSNILDALLFCLGLATSKGMRAERLPDLVNNNHSNNRKTQEASVSVTFDLSDLLELREFSPDNPPTTKLELAENNQSNGNGHHIDNESDSINKKNIISSSEWTVTRRLRVTKGGSYSSTYYINDEACNVSELHEQLNRLRIYPEGYNVVLQGDVTRIISMNSKERRQIIDELAGVAEFDRKIEKTKETLEEVRDREERCQIIETELKRSLDRLASDRIKAEKYQKLKVQIQQKQGWETVLVWKSLQQQVSRLNQQIITGEQEEKQLIQDLSNLSQHITEITAKLDDLNRQVKALGEDEQLTVASQLATQKAQRNQLQQRQEELNNLVQQTTIEISQTEITITQQKYNLTQLTQESNRLEQDSLPFLKEQRDRNLHTLEMVRKQANAVAEASDAWVQEQANLSRNISILQDTLNPQLTQRAKLTERHQQLKNTITDETKQLEIIETELNSQRQELAESSIPSAEKIQNLAQQLATAEQDKSILQETQTRLDKEYREKQRQLDRLEASQQAQQEAQGTYATQLILTSDLPGVCGLVAQLGQVNPRYQLALEIAAGARLGFVVVEDDTIASAGIQLLKQAKAGRATFLPLTKIQPYRRQDPGSLRQAQGFIDLAVNLVLCQPEFEKIFAYVFGNTVVFETLNDARTHLGKQRIITLDGDLLETSGAMTGGSKPKRSSIRFGNMIQGESQEAKSLKQRLKDLEDLLSRNEIGLRQKSEQIQQLSTALTDARQDGREQQLKRQQLEKEIQRLIGQEEKLSLQLSRHRQEVETVDSQLKIIAVEIPHLEVELQQKQARLRELEKSQTHSEWQEIQSLIKSQETQLQARETELRQGESKLQEMQTQCQNLGEKIQEGQQKVGSQKQQIVNLNHEQVEVKDKLEKIDSKINTLESLLEELTLKLGETKKERDRTEELLTASQKNHQQKTWQLEKLQTTQQERKQALFKIKEELETQENELPEPLPEVPLLSEIDENITDLNPHIEELQKEIRNGQKRLEAMEPVNMLALEEHQKTEERLNELTEKLTTIQGERTELLLRIENFTTLRFRSFKEAFDAVNENFQGIFATLSDGDGYLQLDNTEDPFEGGLNLVAHPKGKPVQRLSSMSGGEKSLTALSFIFALQRYRPSPFYAFDEVDMFLDGANVEKLSKMIRQQAQQAQFIVVSLRRPMIEASQRTIGVTQARGAYTQVLGIKL, from the coding sequence ATGGTTCATATCAAGCGCATCGAATTGTCTCATTTTAAATCCTTTGGCGGCACCACTGCCATTCCATTTTTACCTGGGTTTACGGTGGTATCTGGCCCTAATGGGTCGGGTAAATCTAATATACTCGATGCCTTGCTGTTTTGTCTGGGACTGGCCACCTCAAAAGGAATGCGTGCAGAACGTCTTCCTGATTTAGTTAATAATAATCATAGCAATAATCGCAAAACGCAAGAAGCGAGTGTTTCTGTTACTTTTGATCTGTCTGATCTCTTAGAATTAAGGGAATTTAGTCCTGATAATCCGCCGACGACTAAGCTAGAATTAGCTGAGAATAATCAGAGTAATGGGAATGGACATCATATTGATAATGAGTCAGATAGTATAAATAAAAAAAATATTATTAGTAGCAGTGAATGGACAGTAACGCGACGGTTACGGGTGACAAAAGGGGGAAGTTATTCCTCAACTTATTACATTAATGATGAAGCTTGTAATGTTAGTGAACTCCATGAACAATTAAACCGTCTCCGAATTTATCCTGAAGGGTATAATGTGGTATTACAAGGAGATGTTACTCGCATTATCAGTATGAATTCTAAGGAAAGGCGGCAAATAATTGATGAATTAGCGGGGGTTGCCGAATTTGATCGTAAAATTGAAAAAACCAAAGAAACTCTCGAAGAAGTTAGAGATAGGGAAGAAAGATGTCAGATAATTGAAACAGAATTAAAACGATCTTTAGATCGTTTAGCATCAGATCGGATTAAAGCAGAAAAGTATCAAAAGTTAAAGGTGCAAATTCAGCAAAAACAAGGATGGGAAACTGTCTTAGTTTGGAAGTCTTTGCAACAACAAGTTTCCCGTCTCAATCAGCAAATTATAACAGGGGAGCAAGAAGAAAAACAACTGATTCAAGACTTAAGCAACCTATCCCAACACATAACAGAAATTACTGCTAAACTCGATGATCTTAACCGTCAAGTCAAAGCATTAGGAGAAGATGAACAACTGACAGTTGCATCTCAACTTGCTACCCAAAAAGCACAACGAAACCAACTGCAACAACGACAAGAGGAATTAAATAATTTAGTTCAACAAACTACTATAGAAATTTCTCAAACTGAGATAACAATTACACAACAAAAATATAATTTAACCCAACTGACTCAAGAAAGTAACCGCTTAGAACAAGATAGTTTACCTTTCTTAAAAGAACAACGCGATCGCAACCTTCACACTCTAGAAATGGTCAGGAAACAAGCAAATGCAGTTGCAGAAGCGTCTGATGCTTGGGTACAAGAACAAGCCAATTTAAGCCGTAATATTTCCATTTTACAGGATACTTTAAACCCCCAATTAACACAACGGGCTAAACTCACAGAACGTCATCAACAGTTAAAAAATACCATCACTGATGAAACAAAACAGTTAGAAATAATTGAAACAGAATTAAACAGTCAACGGCAAGAGTTAGCAGAATCATCTATTCCTTCGGCAGAAAAAATACAAAATCTTGCCCAACAATTAGCCACCGCAGAACAAGATAAAAGTATTTTACAAGAAACCCAAACCCGTTTAGATAAAGAGTACAGAGAAAAACAACGACAATTAGATCGTTTAGAAGCTTCCCAACAGGCCCAACAAGAAGCCCAAGGAACCTATGCAACCCAACTTATTTTAACATCTGATCTCCCTGGTGTCTGTGGGTTAGTCGCTCAATTAGGACAGGTAAACCCCCGTTATCAATTAGCGTTAGAAATTGCAGCAGGAGCAAGATTAGGGTTTGTCGTAGTCGAAGATGATACGATTGCATCTGCGGGAATTCAGCTATTAAAACAGGCAAAAGCAGGACGAGCGACCTTTTTACCACTAACAAAAATTCAACCCTATAGAAGACAAGATCCTGGTAGTTTACGCCAGGCACAAGGGTTTATTGACTTAGCAGTTAATTTAGTGCTTTGTCAGCCAGAATTTGAGAAAATCTTTGCTTATGTTTTTGGTAATACTGTTGTTTTTGAAACCTTAAATGATGCGAGAACTCATTTAGGGAAACAGCGCATTATTACCTTAGATGGAGATCTTTTGGAAACCAGTGGGGCCATGACAGGAGGAAGTAAACCAAAACGATCTTCTATTCGTTTTGGAAACATGATCCAAGGAGAGTCCCAAGAAGCAAAGTCCCTCAAACAAAGATTAAAAGATTTAGAAGACTTATTATCTCGTAATGAGATAGGGTTAAGACAAAAATCAGAGCAAATTCAACAATTATCTACAGCATTAACTGATGCAAGACAAGATGGGAGAGAGCAACAATTAAAACGTCAACAGTTAGAGAAAGAAATACAACGTTTAATCGGTCAAGAAGAAAAATTAAGTTTACAGTTATCTCGTCATAGACAAGAAGTAGAAACTGTAGACAGTCAACTGAAAATTATTGCCGTAGAAATTCCTCATTTAGAAGTAGAATTACAGCAAAAACAGGCGCGTTTACGGGAATTAGAAAAGTCCCAGACTCATAGTGAATGGCAAGAAATTCAAAGCTTAATTAAAAGTCAAGAAACCCAGTTACAAGCAAGAGAAACTGAACTCCGTCAAGGAGAAAGTAAACTACAAGAAATGCAAACCCAATGTCAGAATTTAGGGGAGAAAATTCAAGAAGGACAGCAAAAAGTAGGATCACAAAAACAGCAGATTGTCAACCTCAATCATGAACAAGTAGAGGTTAAAGATAAGTTAGAAAAGATTGATAGTAAAATTAATACCTTAGAAAGTTTATTAGAGGAACTTACTTTAAAATTAGGAGAAACAAAAAAAGAACGTGATCGCACGGAAGAATTATTAACAGCATCTCAAAAAAATCATCAACAAAAAACCTGGCAATTAGAAAAATTACAAACTACTCAACAGGAAAGAAAACAAGCATTATTTAAGATTAAAGAGGAACTAGAAACTCAAGAAAATGAACTTCCTGAACCCTTACCCGAAGTCCCATTATTATCAGAAATAGATGAAAATATTACAGATTTAAACCCTCATATTGAAGAATTACAAAAAGAAATTCGTAACGGACAAAAACGCCTAGAAGCGATGGAACCCGTAAATATGTTAGCTTTAGAAGAACATCAAAAAACCGAAGAAAGGTTAAATGAACTCACGGAAAAATTAACCACCATTCAAGGAGAAAGAACCGAATTACTCTTAAGAATAGAGAACTTTACAACCTTAAGATTTCGGTCATTTAAAGAAGCTTTTGATGCCGTTAATGAGAATTTTCAGGGCATTTTTGCCACTCTTTCAGATGGAGATGGATACTTACAATTAGATAATACAGAAGATCCCTTTGAAGGAGGATTAAACTTAGTTGCACACCCTAAAGGAAAACCCGTACAACGATTAAGTTCCATGTCAGGGGGAGAAAAATCATTAACCGCTTTAAGCTTTATTTTTGCCCTACAAAGATATCGTCCCTCACCCTTTTATGCGTTCGATGAAGTAGATATGTTTTTAGATGGGGCCAATGTAGAAAAACTCTCTAAAATGATACGACAACAGGCACAACAAGCGCAGTTTATTGTGGTTAGTTTACGTCGTCCCATGATTGAAGCATCTCAAAGAACTATTGGTGTTACTCAAGCGAGGGGGGCCTATACTCAAGTTTTGGGGATTAAGTTATAA